The Gammaproteobacteria bacterium DNA window ACAGTATCAGGATTAACTGAGGTTGGTGTCTGTATTGGTGATATTTACCAAATTGGCAGTTGCATTGTCGAGGTTTCTCAACCGCGCCAACCTTGTTGGAAGTTAGCGCGTAAATTTAACCAAGCAAAGTTACCATTCTGGATTCAACAAACTGGAAAAACAGGTTGGTATTTACGAGTATTACAAGAAGGTCATGTCCAAAATTCAGACGTGCTTGAATTAGCCGAAAGAAACAACCCTTCATGGAGCATTGCACAAGCCAATATACTCATGCATAGCCCCGGGCAGTCAAAAGATTCCATTTCATCGCTATTAGAGTGCAAACAATTATCAACTAGCTGGAGAAACGCTCTTAAAAAACGCCTAGATGATCTCGCTTAACGATTAGTTTCAAATATAAACCCTTACAACTCACCCAACTTTCTCTGACCAACATAAAATGCAGTACCAGATGATTTTGAGGAAAATGTAACAGTTGTACCGCTATCAAAATAAATTACATCACCGGGTGTTAATGTTACTGTTTCTCCACCACTTTCAGTAATTGTCATTTCACCCTCAAGCATTATCTTGCACTCATCATATGAATAAGTGTACTCGAGAGGATTACCTGCTTCCATTCTAAAGAAGCCCCCAGCAATTGGTGCACTATCATTATTAGAAGCGACGGTATCCTGTAAATAAGCATTAATTCCGTCAATACCCAGTGAATTAATCTGTTTCGACTGCGCTTTATCAAAATGTTTCATTCCCATTATCATTCCTTTCATGTATAAACTTAGAGCTATAATAAAATAGCAACACTAACTCGTACATGGCAAATAACCCCTAAATTATTAGCGGCACAAACCAATCCATTGAAAGACCA harbors:
- a CDS encoding MOSC domain-containing protein translates to MRIETIQVGKPKDIALDWTTAIYKSPVHGQVFLSKYNLEGDKQADLTVHGGLDKAVNVYPIEHYKYWNQRARFPFRKRINLPSPHNGAFGENFTVSGLTEVGVCIGDIYQIGSCIVEVSQPRQPCWKLARKFNQAKLPFWIQQTGKTGWYLRVLQEGHVQNSDVLELAERNNPSWSIAQANILMHSPGQSKDSISSLLECKQLSTSWRNALKKRLDDLA
- a CDS encoding cupin domain-containing protein — its product is MKHFDKAQSKQINSLGIDGINAYLQDTVASNNDSAPIAGGFFRMEAGNPLEYTYSYDECKIMLEGEMTITESGGETVTLTPGDVIYFDSGTTVTFSSKSSGTAFYVGQRKLGEL